In Rickettsiella endosymbiont of Aleochara curtula, one genomic interval encodes:
- the accD gene encoding acetyl-CoA carboxylase, carboxyltransferase subunit beta, with product MSWLKKVIKGIQTVVRNTTGVPENSWIKCDSCGAVLYRAEFERNLMVCPTCNHHHRVKARKRLAQLLDPETGQEIGSQIEAMDRLKFKDQFKYKDRLQSAMKKTGEKEALLVMQGKLKDRAVVCAAFEFDFMGGSMGAAVGERFVQGVLRAIEEDIPFICISASGGARMQEGLFSLMQMAKTSAVLAKLKQKGLPFISVLTDPTMGGVSASFANLGDVIIAEPKALIGFAGPRVIEQTVRQVLPEGFQRSEFLLAHGAIDMIVDRRELKDKIASLLNKLMAANQGRYSLTAIANDDL from the coding sequence ATGAGTTGGTTAAAAAAAGTCATTAAAGGAATTCAGACCGTGGTTCGCAATACCACGGGTGTTCCTGAAAATAGTTGGATTAAATGTGATTCCTGCGGCGCAGTCTTATATCGTGCGGAATTTGAACGAAATCTGATGGTTTGTCCCACCTGTAATCATCATCATCGGGTTAAAGCGCGTAAACGTTTAGCGCAACTTTTAGATCCTGAAACCGGGCAAGAAATAGGCAGTCAAATAGAAGCAATGGATAGACTCAAATTTAAAGATCAATTTAAATATAAAGATCGCTTGCAATCGGCCATGAAAAAAACCGGTGAAAAAGAAGCCTTGTTAGTCATGCAAGGAAAATTAAAGGATAGGGCCGTTGTTTGCGCGGCGTTTGAGTTCGATTTTATGGGTGGATCGATGGGCGCTGCAGTAGGCGAACGTTTTGTGCAAGGTGTATTAAGGGCGATAGAAGAAGATATTCCTTTTATCTGTATCTCGGCGAGTGGTGGAGCGCGGATGCAGGAAGGTTTATTTTCATTAATGCAGATGGCAAAAACCAGTGCCGTTCTGGCTAAGCTTAAGCAGAAAGGATTGCCGTTCATTTCTGTGTTAACCGATCCGACCATGGGTGGTGTATCGGCAAGCTTTGCAAATCTCGGTGATGTTATTATTGCAGAACCTAAAGCTTTAATCGGCTTTGCCGGCCCGCGGGTTATTGAACAAACCGTACGTCAAGTATTACCCGAAGGCTTTCAGCGTAGTGAATTTTTGTTAGCGCATGGCGCCATCGATATGATCGTCGACAGAAGGGAATTAAAAGATAAAATTGCTTCGTTATTAAATAAATTGATGGCAGCGAATCAAGGACGTTATTCACTCACAGCCATTGCCAATGACGATCTCTAA